The following are encoded together in the Glycine soja cultivar W05 chromosome 5, ASM419377v2, whole genome shotgun sequence genome:
- the LOC114411961 gene encoding probable inactive poly [ADP-ribose] polymerase SRO5 — translation MDPLGKRPAAEDDSLISDCESGVSAGDTPPPFVENADLVRTRFVRGLVAHCFKPEVLAVRRNVCSSVMALARQHSFHVFARAVAELRGGNANVKFAWYGASSKEEINDIIQHGFGHAHSNGLRLSPQDSPLESVKSSVVDEDGLRHLLLCRVILGKTEVVPRGSYQCRSSSQEFDSGVDDLSNPKEYVIWCNQINTHVLPEYVLSFRLPSPLKGIVKIGEPLRPSSPWMAFPALISMLSKILPPSEVASIAKFHKDYREKRISRHELIQKVRVIAGDKLLLSVIKSFRAKKIPANFKDDKAKEWQADSQQLERNDCSYGSSISYYRK, via the exons ATGGATCCATTGGGGAAACGCCCTGCTGCCGAGGACGATTCCCTAATTTCCGATTGCGAGAGCGGGGTTTCCGCTGGAGACACGCCGCCGCCGTTCGTCGAAAACGCCGACCTCGTCCGGACCAGATTCGTTCGTGGCCTCGTCGCGCACTGCTTCAAACCCGAGGTTCTGGCAGTTCGCAGAAACGTGTGTTCCTCCGTCATGGCCCTGGCGCGTCAACATTCCTTTCACGTCTTCGCGCGTGCCGTGGCCGAATTGCGCGGCGGCAATGCCAACGTGAAGTTCGCCTGGTACGGTGCGTCCAGTAAGGAAGAGATAAATGACATCATTCAGCACGGTTTCGGTCACGCTCACAGTAACGGCCTGCGTCTCTCTCCACAAGATTCTCCACTTGAAAG TGTGAAGAGTTCCGTTGTGGACGAAGACGGTTTGAGGCACTTGTTGCTGTGCCGCGTTATCTTGGGGAAGACGGAGGTGGTTCCACGTGGCTCCTACCAATGCCGTTCGAGTTCTCAAGAGTTTGATTCTGGGGTGGATGATCTTTCCAATCCCAAGGAGTATGTTATTTGGTGTAACCAGATCAACACTCATGTTTTGCCCGAATATGTTTTGAGTTTCAGACTTCCTTCACCATTGAAAG GGATTGTGAAGATTGGGGAACCTTTGAGGCCTTCTTCGCCGTGGATGGCATTCCCAGCTTTGATTTCGATGCTTTCGAAGATTTTGCCTCCGTCCGAGGTTGCCTCCATTGCCAAGTTTCACAAGGATTATAGA GAAAAGAGGATTTCTCGACATGAGCTGATACAGAAAGTGAGAGTAATAGCAGGCGACAAATTGCTACTTTCCGTCATCAAATCTTTCAGAGCCAAG AAAATACCTGCAAACTTTAAAGATGACAAGGCGAAAGAATGGCAAGCGGACAGCCAGCAGCTTGAACGGAATGATTGTTCATATGGGAGTTCTATTAGCTATTACAGGAAGTGA
- the LOC114411962 gene encoding dof zinc finger protein DOF5.6-like, which produces MGFSSLHVCMDSSDHWMQGTIHEECGVDNSSSPSGEMLPCSRPMTESRLRPPQEQALKCPRCESTHTKFCYYNNYSLSQPRYFCKTCRRYWTQGGTLRNIPVGGGCRKNKKVSTKKHNDQHQPAVNQNQPHPGPSYLHNHKDLQLPYLDVQFPHLNNLLGTNAGALQGNPSFMESKYNMGMLENPRPIDFMESRLDGMSMIRGSTRSFELLENSDMSVGGGVGFGDVSGYNGLPLNYQGLSSSAFGGMSLDGSINNVGTYIMDSCQRLMLPYDGGDNTLNGSIDVKPNPKLLSLEWQDQGCSDAEKLSLGYLNGSGSWTAYGSSTANPLV; this is translated from the exons atGGGTTTTTCCTCTCTCCACGTCTGCATGGACTCATCAGATCACTGGATGCAG GGCACAATTCACGAGGAGTGTGGGGTGGATAATTCTTCTTCACCATCTGGCGAAATGCTTCCATGCTCGAGGCCAATGACAGAGAGTAGGCTAAGACCCCCCCAAGAGCAAGCCCTCAAGTGCCCTAGGTGTGAATCAACACACACCAAGTTCTGCTACTACAACAACTACAGTCTCTCCCAGCCCAGGTACTTCTGCAAGACATGTAGAAGGTACTGGACCCAAGGGGGCACTCTTAGGAACATTCCTGTTGGTGGTGGTTGCAGAAAAAACAAGAAAGTTTCTACCAAGAAACACAATGACCAACACCAACCAGCTGTTAATCAAAACCAACCTCACCCTGGACCCTCTTATCTTCATAATCACAAAGATCTTCAACTTCCCTATCTTGATGTGCAATTTCCCCACCTCAACAATTTACTTGGGACTAATGCTGGGGCACTGCAGGGAAACCCTAGTTTTATGGAGAGTAAGTATAACATGGGCATGCTTGAGAACCCTAGGCCTATTGACTTCATGGAAAGCAGGTTGGATGGTATGAGTATGATTAGGGGTTCCACTAGGAGTTTTGAGCTTCTTGAAAACAGTGATATGAGTGTGGGTGGTGGTGTTGGGTTTGGTGATGTGAGTGGCTACAATGGATtgccattgaattatcaaggtCTTTCGTCTTCAGCATTTGGAGGCATGTCTCTAGATGGAAGCATTAACAATGTTGGAACTTATATAATGGACTCTTGCCAGCGACTTATGTTGCCCTATGATGGAGGTGACAACACCCTCAATGGTTCAATTGATGTGAAGCCAAACCCTAAGCTGTTGTCCCTTGAATGGCAAGATCAGGGTTGCTCTGATGCTGAAAAATTGTCACTGGGATATCTTAATGGTTCAGGATCATGGACCGCCTATGGATCTTCCACAGCAAACCCTTTGGTCTAG
- the LOC114411963 gene encoding pantothenate kinase 2-like: MINVNNRLGFPPNGNRRSYPILGGRLHFVKFETSKINECLDFINSKQLHCGEGESRYSDATTDSNAIIKATGGGAHKFADLFKERLGLSLDKEDEMNCLVAGANFLLKAIRREAFTHMEGQKEFVQIDTNDLFPYLLVNIGSGVSMIKVDGDGKYERVNGTNVGGGTYWGLGRLLTKCESFDELLELSQKGDNSNTDMLVGDIYGGMDYSKTGLSASTIASSFGKVTSEKKGLDDYRPEDISLSLLRMISYNIAQFQVKR, translated from the exons ATGATAAATGTGAATAATCGACTGGGATTTCCGCCCAATGGTAACAGGAGAAGCTATCCTATTCTTGGTGGAAGGCTTCATTTTGTGAAGTTCGAAACTAGCAAGATTAACGAGTGCCTAGACTTCATTAACTCAAAGCAGCTTCACTGTGGTG AAGGGGAATCACGTTATTCTGATGCCACGACTGATTCAAATGCCATAATTAAG GCTACTGGTGGTGGAGCACACAAATTTGCTGACCTTTTCAAAGAAAGACTCGGACTTAGTCTTGACAAAGAAGATGAAATGAACTGCCTTGTAGCAGGAGCAAATTTCTTGCTGAAG GCAATTCGTCGTGAAGCTTTTACACACATGGAGGGTCAGAAAGAGTTTGTTCAAATTGACACTAATGATTTGTTTCCTTATCTTCTAGTTAATATTGGATCTGGTGTTAGTATGATCAAG GTTGATGGGGATGGAAAATATGAGAGGGTCAATGGGACTAATGTTGGTGGTGGTACTTATTGGGGATTGGGAAGGCTGTTAACAAAGTGTGAGAG CTTTGATGAATTACTTGAGCTGAGTCAGAAAGGAGATAATAGTAATACTGACATGCTTGTTGGGGACATTTATGGTGGCATGGACTATTCTAAG ACTGGCCTATCGGCTTCTACCATTGCTTCAAGTTTTGGTAAGGTTACCTCAGAAAAAAAGGGACTTGATGATTACAGACCTGAAGATATATCACTCTCTCTTCTCCGAATGATTTCATACAATATTGCCCAG tttcaggtgaaaagatga